Genomic DNA from Bacillus sp. Marseille-P3661:
TTTTTATAAATGTGTTTCTGTTTCCTCTCCTTCTTATATGATCTCTTCTATACTCTTTTACCTTGATCCACAAATGCCAATATATAATCCGAACCCTTATTCAGAAACATCTGTAACTCTAGGTAAAATTTAATTTAATAGAAATAGTTATTTTTGTTTAGATGTCTCGTTGTTAAGGATAAAAATTCCACCTCTATTTTTAGGGAAAACAAAGGATATTAGAGGTTATAATTAGAATTTATATAACAAAGCTATTCAATCTTTTGTAGTATGTGTTAAAAGAATTGATAACTAACTAAGGAGTAAGATATGAAACAAAACGTAGACCAATCACATTATCTAATTCAAAAAATAACTGGAAATATAGAAAAAGTTATTCTTGGTAAAAGTGAGGAAATAAAACTAAGTTTAATCGGGTTATTAGCGCAGGGGCATGTATTGCTAGAAGATGTTCCTGGTGTGGGGAAAACTATGATGGTTCGAGCGCTAGCAAAATCGATAGATGCCACATTTAAAAGGATCCAATTTACACCTGATTTAATGCCATCAGATGTAACAGGAATATCCATTTATAATCCAAAGGAGCTACAGTTTGAATACCGCTCAGGTCCAATTATGGGTAATATCATCTTAGCTGATGAGATAAATCGAACATCTCCAAAGACACAGTCAGCGTTGTTGGAGGCAATGGAGGAAGGAAACATTACAGTCGATGGTGAAACAATGATGCTACCGAGACCGTTCTTTGTAATGGCTACACAAAATCCAATTGAATATGAAGGAACCTACCCGCTGCCCGAGGCGCAGTTAGATCGATTTTTATTAAAAATTAAAATGGGTTATCCAAAG
This window encodes:
- a CDS encoding AAA family ATPase, which codes for MKQNVDQSHYLIQKITGNIEKVILGKSEEIKLSLIGLLAQGHVLLEDVPGVGKTMMVRALAKSIDATFKRIQFTPDLMPSDVTGISIYNPKELQFEYRSGPIMGNIILADEINRTSPKTQSALLEAMEEGNITVDGETMMLPRPFFVMATQNPIEYEGTYPLPEAQLDRFLLKIKMGYPKALEEKQMLNNIARQHPIEQIQAVITLDELVELQQVVKQVYVDETITGYIIEIVNATRNHPFLYLGVSPRGSIALLRAAQAYAFINGRDYVIPDDIKYLAPFVFSHRLILNSETKYKGISAKDILKELLTNVQIPLYKGGRH